CCCCACGGGGGTCGCCGTGACGCCGCCCGAGAAGGACCCCTCGACCACCGCCCGCGACCAGAACAGGCAGTACGTCTACGTCACGAGCTACGGCGATCGCACCTTCACCCGCCTCAACGCCCAGACCAACGCCGTCACCAAGACCTTCACCCCGCCGAGCACGACCTTCATGCCGCGCGGGGTCGTCACCCATCCCATGACGAAGACCTTCGCCAGCGCCAACCTCGCGGCCTACGTCTTCTCGGATACCCCGGCGACCAGCTCCACCGGCTGCGAGATCGTCAAGATCAATCCCGATGGCAGCCTGGGCTCGGCCCTGACCATCCCCGGCTCGGTCAAGCTGTGGCGCGGCGCCATCTCGCCCGACGGCAAGCGTCTCTACCTCACCGACCGTGGGGCGAGCCAGCTCTGGAAGGTCAACCTCGAGAACTACACCTTCGATAGCTCCGTTGCCCTCAACGGCAACGGCTACGACATCGCCATCGCCGAAGACGGCAAGATGGCCTACGTCACCCTGCCCGAAGCTGCCGACAAGGCGGGCCGGCCCAACGGTCTCGTCCAGGTCATCAACCTCGAGACCAACGCCAAGTCAACGGTCCAGGTCAACGACCGCGTCGCCGATGCGACCCAGCCCCAGGCGATCGCCGTCAATTCGGCCGGTACCGAGCTGTGGGTCTCGTTGCAGAACCGCCTCGGCTACTTCGGCATGGTCAGCGGCCAGTTCACGGCGGGCTCGGATCGCCTGAGCACCGTCCCCTACACCTCTACCCCCGGTCAGGCGCCGCCCATCAGCGACATCGTCCTCGGCGCCGGCGTCCAATAGGAGAAATACCCCGTGGCCTCCAAGGTCGGAATCGTCAGCCTCGGCTGCTCAAAGAACACGGTCGACACCGAGAACATGCTGGGCCTGCTCGCGCAGGACGGCTATGAGGTCGTCTCGGAAGAGACCGAGGCGGACATCCTGCTGCTCAACACCTGCTCGTTCATCGAGGCCTCGCAGCGGGAGTCGATCCAGACCATCATGGAGCTGGGCACCCTCAACAAGAAGCTGATCGTCACGGGCTGCCTCACGCAGCGCGCCCAGGGCGAGCTCGATGATCTCATGACGGAGATGCCCGAGATCAGCGCGGCCATCGGGACCTCCGAGTTCCACCAGATCGTCGACGTGGTCAAGCGCGTCGAGGCTGGTGAGCGCTTCACCGAGGTGCAGCCCAAGGCCAAGGCACCCGTCCAGACCCTCCTGCCCCGCCTCCTGACCTCGATTGGCCCCTCGGCGTACCTCAAGGTCTCCGAGGGCTGCGATCACGCCTGTAGCTTCTGCATTATCCCGAGCCTGCGCGGCCGCTATGCCTCGCGCCCCATGGAGAACATCCTCGACGAGGCGCGCATGCTGGTCAGCGGCGGGGTGCAGGAGCTGGTCCTCATCGCCGAGGACACCACCCGCTACGGCCACGAGCAGACCCGCCAGTACCTGCTGCCCCAGCTGCTCGAGAAGCTCAACGAGATCGAGGACCTGACCTGGATCCGGGTGCTGTACGCCTACCCCAACTACATGTCGGATGAGCTGCTCGAGACCATGGCGCGCCTGCCCAAGGTCGTGCCCTACCTCGACATGCCCCTCCAGCACACCCACCCCGACATGCTCCGCGCCATGCGCCGCCCCCGCCACGAGCCGGTGGACAAGCTCATCAACCGCATGCGCGAGAAGCTGCCGAACATCGTCATCCGCACGACCTTCATCACGGGCTTCCCCGGCGAGACCGAGGAGCACTTCCAGCACATGCTGGACTTCATCCGCACCTTCAAGCTGGACCGGGTCGGCGCTTTCGCCTACTCGCCCCAGATCGGCACCGCCGGCTACGAGATGGCCAACCAGGTGCCTGATGAGGTCAAGGAAGCGCGCCGCGACGCGGTGATGGAAGTCCAGCAGGCCGTGACCTACGAGATCCACAAGAGCCTCGTGGGCACCGTCATCCCCATGCTGGTCGAGGGCATCGAGGTCGAGACTGGCCGCCTGGTGGGCCGCACCCACCGCGACGCTCCCGAGATCGACGGCACGACCTACGCGACGACCACCTTCCCCGCCTTCCCGGGCGATCTGGTGAACGTCCGGATCACCGAGGCCGAGCCCTACGACCTGCACGGCGAAGTCGTCTGGGACGACGTCTAGGCCATGACCCTCGCGAACCTCATCACCCTCCTGAGGTTGGGCCTCGTGCCCTTCCTCGTCTACTTCCTCGAGGTCTCGCCGACCAGCCGCGCCGCCCTCGCGCTCTTCCTCGTCGCCTCGTTGACCGACTGGGTCGATGGTTACATCGCCCGCCGCTTCAACCAGGCGACGAGCCTGGGCGCCCTCCTGGATCCTTTGGTGGACAAGGTGCTCGTGACGGCGGCCATCGTGGGCCTCGCGCGCCATGGGGTGATCCACGCCTGGGCGGTGACCCTGGTGCTGACCCGCGAGTTCCTCATCACGGGCTTGCGCACGGCGGCCATCAACGCGGGCGTGGTGCTCGCGGCGAGCTGGACCGGAAAGGTCAAGACCGCCACCCAGATGGTCGCGATCGCCTTGCTGCTCGCGGGTGTGCACCCCTGGGGCGACTGGCTCTGGTGGGTGGCGATCGTCATGACGGCTTACTCGGGCTTGGAATACCTCTGGCAGACGCGCCGCATCTGGGTGTAGGATTAAATCCGACGCCCGGCGCAAGCGACGTCCGGGCGCAGCGTCGGAGGAATCCATGGTCCATCTCGCGATCGAAGCCAACACCAACCTCGTCATCCTCGATCACCCCCTCGTTCACCACGCTGTCGCCGAGCTGCGGCACAAGGACACCCCGGTCGTCCGCTTCCGCCAGCGCGCCCGCGAGCTGGCCAAGTACCTGGTCCTCGAGGCCACCCGCGACCTCATCACCGACCCCATCGAGGTTCCCACTCCGCTCGGCGTCACCGCCCCGGGCCGCACCCTCGGCGATCGCCCCATCGTGATCGCGCCGATCCTGCGCGCGGGCCTCGCGATGGTCGAGCCTGCCATGGAGCTCTTGCCCGAGGCTGAGGTCCGTCACATCGGCCTCTACCGCAACGAGAAGACCCTCCAGCCGGTCGAGTACTACGTCAAGCTTCCCGAAACCTACCCGATCGAGACCACCGTCCTCATCATCGACCCCATGCTTGCCACCGGCGGGTCGGCCGTCTCGACCATCGAGCTGTTCAAGAAGCGCGGAGTCCAGCGCATCAAGTTCCTGTGCCTCATCGCGAGCCCCGAGGGCGTGCGCAACGTCCACGCCCAGCACCCCGACGTGCCCATCCTGACCGTCTCGGTGGACGAGAAGCTCAACGAGCAGGGCTACATCGTGCCGGGCCTGGGGGACGCGGGCGATCGCACGTTCGGGACCTACTAGATGAAGGCTGAGATCCTGAACATCGGGACCGAGCTCTTGATCGGCCAGGTTGTCAACACCAACGCGACCTACCTGGCCCAGGAGCTCGCCAAGCTCGGCATCGACCTGTATTACATCACCTCGGTCGGCGACAACCCGGGCCGCATCCTGGACGCGCTCAAGCTCGCCTGGAGCCGCTCGGACCTCGTGATCTGCACCGGGGGCCTCGGTCCCACTGCTGATGACCTGACCCACGATGTGATCGCCGAGTTCGTCGGCGATCGCATGGAACTCAAGCCGGAGATCCTGGCGCGAATCGAGCAGGTCTTCGCCGAGAAGGGCCGCAAGCTCTTGCCAAGCGAACACAAGCTCGCCATGTTCCCCTCGACGGCGACCCTCATCCGCAACCCGGCGGGGACCGCGGCGGGCGTCTACATCGAGCGGGGCGACAAGCGCCTGATGACCTTCCCCGGGGTGCCGCACGAGCTCGCGCAGATGTGGGAGACCTGGGCCCGTCCCGAGCTGGAGAAGCTCTCGGGCAGCAGCATCCGCTCGCGCCTTTTGAAGTTCGTCGGCATCGACGAGGCCGATGCGGCCAACCGCGTGAGCGACCTCATCGAAGGCCAGAACCCGACGGTCGCCCCCTATGCGGGCAACGGCGAGGTCCACCTGCGAGTGACGGCCAAGGCTGCCACCGCCGATGAGGCGGACGCCTTGCTCGACCCGGTGGTCGCCGAGCTGTTGGAGCGCCTTGCGCCCTGGCACTTCGGCACCGACGACGAGACCCTGCCCGGGGTGGTGGGCAAGCTCCTGCGCGAGCGAGGGGCTACCCTCGCCGTGGCCGAGTCCTGCACCGGCGGCCTGCTCGCGAGCCGGGTGACGGACGTGGGCGGCTCTTCGGACTACTTCCTGGGAGGCGTGGTCAGCTACGCCGTGAGCGAGAAGGTTCGCTTCCTCGGCCTCGATCCCGCCCTCATCGACGAGCACAGCCACGTCAGCGCCGAGGTGACCCAGGCCATGGCCGAAGGGATCCATCGGATCACCGGCGCCACCTACGGGGTGGGCGTGACCGGCTACGCCGGCCCGAGCGCCAACACCCCCGAGGAGGAGGTCGGACACGTCTTCGTGGCCCTCACAGGGCCCGAGGGGACCGAGGTGAAGTCCTTCCGGTTCGGCCGCCATCCGCGCGAGAAGGTGAAGTGGTTCGCGAGCCAGCGGGCGCTCGCGATGCTCTTCCAGAGCCTCAAGACGGCAGCCGTCGTCCAGTCATAAGCCGAGAGGGGCGCTTCCGAATCCGGAAGCGCCCCTCTCGTTTGATATGGATTAGAGGTTGAACAGCAGGCCGCCGGTGATACCGACGTTGCTCACCTTGCCGCCAGCCGCAGCCGGCGAGTCGGCCATGCTCAGGCCAACGGTGAGGGCCAGGTTCTTGTTGAAGTGGAACTCAGGACCGAGCTCCACGTTGGTCAACAGGCCGCTGTTGTTGTTCAGGGCGTAGTTGGCCCCGCCCTTCAGGTACGCGCCGATGGGCGACGCAGCCGTGCGCCAGTAGACGGCCATGCCGCCACCGAGACCGACCGTGGTCGGGGTGGTGCCCAGCGCGTAGACGTGGGGACCGACGTAGGGCTGGATGTGGAACGAGCCGACCATGGGCATCCGCCAGAAGGCGCCGAGCTCGGCGTCCAGGTTGAGGCCGGGGCTGAGGCGCAGCTTGGGGTCGACCATGAGGAACATGCTGCCGGGATAGGCCACGTAGCGGCCGCTCAGACCACCCAGGGTGCCCGAGGTGGCGCCGGTGGTGACGCCGCCGTCCACCGAGAGGCGGAAGGGCTGCTTCTCCTGGAAGCGCCAGGGGCCTTCGGCCGCACGGCGCTCCTCTTCCTTGGCGCCGACCGTCTCCTTGATGAGCTCGCGGATCAGGGGCACCGTCTGGGAGATGGCCTGGGCGTACTGGTAGCGGGTCAGTTCCTCGTTGCCGCGGAAGGTGCCGTCGGGGAAGCCGACCATCACGCCGTAGCGGTTCGCGACTTCCATGACGTCGTTGTAGGCCCAGGCGCGGTCGTCCACGTCCTTGAAGGTGAACTTGTTGCCCGTGCGGGGGCGGATGACGTCCTTGGCCTCGGCAAGGCGCATGAGGTTGTCGATGATCTTGGCCATCTCGTAGCGGGTGACGGTCCGCTCCATGCCGAAGGAGTCCGGGGTGATGCCCGGGACGCCATCGAAGAGGCCGTAGTCGTTGGCGAGCATCAGGACCTTGGTGCGCTCGCTGCCGGCGGGCACGTCCGCGTAGACGTTGATCGAGGTGGTCTTGGGCCGCCACGAGGTCTTCGAGAGGGTCTCGAACTCCTTGAGGAGGTTGGCGAGGCTGTCGGCGAACTGGGCGCGGGTGAAGGGCTTGTCGCCGCGGAAGGTGCCGTCGGCGTAGCCGCGCATCAGGTCGCGCTTGACGGCCACGTCGGCAACGCCCTGCTCGGCCCAGTGACCGTCAGGAACGTCCTTGAAGGTGTCGGAGGCGAGGCTCGCGAAAGCCGGGGCCGCGAGGGCGAACGAGAGCGCCAACGCAGCGGCGAAACTCATGGGACGCAGGTGCTTCATCTTGAACTCCATGGGGGGGAGAGACGGTGAATATAGCATGTAACAAAACCAGGCATGTGTCGTGGATTGCCGCCGGCGGCGGCTTGAAGGAACAGCTTTGTTACACGCTCTAAGCTCAATCGTAGCCCGAGAATGCCAGGTGGGCAAGCGGTATGAGGCGCGCTAGATGCCCGCTCCGTGAATGAAATCGTCGATTTCTTGAGGCGTGGTGCTGGTTGGCTGCTCGATGGGCTGCCCTTTCACCACCACCACGCGGCCGGGAATGCCGACCACCGTGGCGTGTTCGGGTACGTCGCGCAGGACCACTGAGTTGGCGCCGACCCGGGAATGGTCGCCCACCCGGATGTTGCCGAGCACCGCGGCGCCCGCGCCCACGATGACGTCGTTGCCAAGCGTCGGGTGACGCTTGCCGGTGTCCTTGCCGGTGCCCCCGAGGGTCACCTGGTGGAAGATGACGCAATCGTCGCCAACGATGGCGGTTTCGCCGATGACGACGCCCATCCCGTGGTCGATGAAGAGCCGGCGCCCGAGGCGGGCGCCGGGATGGATCTCGATGCCGGTGAAGAAGCGCGCAATCTGCATGATCCAGCGCGGCAGGATCGGCACTCCGGCTCGGTAGAGGGGATGCGCCACCCAGTGGAACAGCTGGACGTGGATGCTCGGATAGCAGAGCAGGACCTCGAGCCAGTGCTTGGCGGCAGGATCCTTTTCGAGGACGGTACGGATGTTTTCGATGAGCCGGAATGCCACGCCTTGGTTACTTTCCTGTGGTCGTGCCGGTGGCCTCGAAGTTGTAGAGCGGGGTGCTAAGATACCGCTCGCCGCAACTGGGGAGGACCACGACGATGAGTTTGCCTTCGGCCTCGGGGCGCTGCGCGAGCTCGAGGGCCGCGGCGACCGCCGCCCCGCTCGAGATGCCGACGAGGATCCCCTCTTCGCGCGAAACGCGGCGCGCCATGTCCATGGCGGTCGCCGAGGAGATCCCCATGATCTCGCCAAGCGAGCGATCGCGCAAGCCCGCGAGCAGCGTCTGGTCGAAGACGGCAGGAACGAAGCCCGCCCCGATGCCCGCGATCTTGTGGCTGCCAGGGGTGCCGCCCGCGAGCACCGGGCTCTCGGAGGGCTCGACGGCGATGTAGCGCAGGCTGGGCTTGCGCGCGTGGAGGGCCTGGTAGATGCCCGTGATGGTGCCGCCGGTGCCGATGCCCGAGACCACGTAGTCCACCTGGCCGTCGGTGTCCTCCCAGATCTCGCGGGCGGTGGTCTCCGCGTGGACCTGGGGGTTGGCGGGGTTGTCGAACTGGCCGAGCATGTGGGCGCCGGGGGTGTTTGCGAGCAATTCCTCGGCGGCGGCGATGGCCCCCTTCATGCCCTTGGCGCCCTCGGTCAGGACGAGCTGGGCCCCGTAGGCCTTGAGCAGCGCCCGGCGCTCCAGGGACATGGTCTCGGGCATGGTCAGGATGAGCTTGTAGCCCTTGGCCGCCGCCACCATGGCGAGGGCGACGCCGGTGTTGCCGCTGGTGGGCTCGACGAGGGTCGTGCGGCCGGGAGCGATGAGGCCCTTGGCCTCGGCGTCGGCGACCATCGCGATCCCGATGCGGTCCTTGACCGAGCTAGAGGGGTTGTAGAACTCGACCTTGCCCACGACCCGGGCACGGGCCCCGGCCGGAATCTTCGTGAGTTCGACCATGGGGGTGTTGCCGAAACGCTCGGTG
This genomic window from bacterium contains:
- the rimO gene encoding 30S ribosomal protein S12 methylthiotransferase RimO; this translates as MASKVGIVSLGCSKNTVDTENMLGLLAQDGYEVVSEETEADILLLNTCSFIEASQRESIQTIMELGTLNKKLIVTGCLTQRAQGELDDLMTEMPEISAAIGTSEFHQIVDVVKRVEAGERFTEVQPKAKAPVQTLLPRLLTSIGPSAYLKVSEGCDHACSFCIIPSLRGRYASRPMENILDEARMLVSGGVQELVLIAEDTTRYGHEQTRQYLLPQLLEKLNEIEDLTWIRVLYAYPNYMSDELLETMARLPKVVPYLDMPLQHTHPDMLRAMRRPRHEPVDKLINRMREKLPNIVIRTTFITGFPGETEEHFQHMLDFIRTFKLDRVGAFAYSPQIGTAGYEMANQVPDEVKEARRDAVMEVQQAVTYEIHKSLVGTVIPMLVEGIEVETGRLVGRTHRDAPEIDGTTYATTTFPAFPGDLVNVRITEAEPYDLHGEVVWDDV
- the cysK gene encoding cysteine synthase A encodes the protein MANIAPSITERFGNTPMVELTKIPAGARARVVGKVEFYNPSSSVKDRIGIAMVADAEAKGLIAPGRTTLVEPTSGNTGVALAMVAAAKGYKLILTMPETMSLERRALLKAYGAQLVLTEGAKGMKGAIAAAEELLANTPGAHMLGQFDNPANPQVHAETTAREIWEDTDGQVDYVVSGIGTGGTITGIYQALHARKPSLRYIAVEPSESPVLAGGTPGSHKIAGIGAGFVPAVFDQTLLAGLRDRSLGEIMGISSATAMDMARRVSREEGILVGISSGAAVAAALELAQRPEAEGKLIVVVLPSCGERYLSTPLYNFEATGTTTGK
- a CDS encoding YncE family protein, coding for MQHHRIVWLGLALTLGLSGCSLFGSPVSSNDRPSLLAYASMPADNAVAVVSVTDKRPIGSIQVGQAPVKLAINPRPDLEYLYTANENDGTVSFVDLRSGKQVQALQAGSRPTGVAVTPPEKDPSTTARDQNRQYVYVTSYGDRTFTRLNAQTNAVTKTFTPPSTTFMPRGVVTHPMTKTFASANLAAYVFSDTPATSSTGCEIVKINPDGSLGSALTIPGSVKLWRGAISPDGKRLYLTDRGASQLWKVNLENYTFDSSVALNGNGYDIAIAEDGKMAYVTLPEAADKAGRPNGLVQVINLETNAKSTVQVNDRVADATQPQAIAVNSAGTELWVSLQNRLGYFGMVSGQFTAGSDRLSTVPYTSTPGQAPPISDIVLGAGVQ
- a CDS encoding competence/damage-inducible protein A, whose product is MKAEILNIGTELLIGQVVNTNATYLAQELAKLGIDLYYITSVGDNPGRILDALKLAWSRSDLVICTGGLGPTADDLTHDVIAEFVGDRMELKPEILARIEQVFAEKGRKLLPSEHKLAMFPSTATLIRNPAGTAAGVYIERGDKRLMTFPGVPHELAQMWETWARPELEKLSGSSIRSRLLKFVGIDEADAANRVSDLIEGQNPTVAPYAGNGEVHLRVTAKAATADEADALLDPVVAELLERLAPWHFGTDDETLPGVVGKLLRERGATLAVAESCTGGLLASRVTDVGGSSDYFLGGVVSYAVSEKVRFLGLDPALIDEHSHVSAEVTQAMAEGIHRITGATYGVGVTGYAGPSANTPEEEVGHVFVALTGPEGTEVKSFRFGRHPREKVKWFASQRALAMLFQSLKTAAVVQS
- the upp gene encoding uracil phosphoribosyltransferase is translated as MVHLAIEANTNLVILDHPLVHHAVAELRHKDTPVVRFRQRARELAKYLVLEATRDLITDPIEVPTPLGVTAPGRTLGDRPIVIAPILRAGLAMVEPAMELLPEAEVRHIGLYRNEKTLQPVEYYVKLPETYPIETTVLIIDPMLATGGSAVSTIELFKKRGVQRIKFLCLIASPEGVRNVHAQHPDVPILTVSVDEKLNEQGYIVPGLGDAGDRTFGTY
- a CDS encoding S-layer homology domain-containing protein — encoded protein: MKHLRPMSFAAALALSFALAAPAFASLASDTFKDVPDGHWAEQGVADVAVKRDLMRGYADGTFRGDKPFTRAQFADSLANLLKEFETLSKTSWRPKTTSINVYADVPAGSERTKVLMLANDYGLFDGVPGITPDSFGMERTVTRYEMAKIIDNLMRLAEAKDVIRPRTGNKFTFKDVDDRAWAYNDVMEVANRYGVMVGFPDGTFRGNEELTRYQYAQAISQTVPLIRELIKETVGAKEEERRAAEGPWRFQEKQPFRLSVDGGVTTGATSGTLGGLSGRYVAYPGSMFLMVDPKLRLSPGLNLDAELGAFWRMPMVGSFHIQPYVGPHVYALGTTPTTVGLGGGMAVYWRTAASPIGAYLKGGANYALNNNSGLLTNVELGPEFHFNKNLALTVGLSMADSPAAAGGKVSNVGITGGLLFNL
- the cysE gene encoding serine O-acetyltransferase; this translates as MAFRLIENIRTVLEKDPAAKHWLEVLLCYPSIHVQLFHWVAHPLYRAGVPILPRWIMQIARFFTGIEIHPGARLGRRLFIDHGMGVVIGETAIVGDDCVIFHQVTLGGTGKDTGKRHPTLGNDVIVGAGAAVLGNIRVGDHSRVGANSVVLRDVPEHATVVGIPGRVVVVKGQPIEQPTSTTPQEIDDFIHGAGI
- the pgsA gene encoding CDP-diacylglycerol--glycerol-3-phosphate 3-phosphatidyltransferase; translation: MTLANLITLLRLGLVPFLVYFLEVSPTSRAALALFLVASLTDWVDGYIARRFNQATSLGALLDPLVDKVLVTAAIVGLARHGVIHAWAVTLVLTREFLITGLRTAAINAGVVLAASWTGKVKTATQMVAIALLLAGVHPWGDWLWWVAIVMTAYSGLEYLWQTRRIWV